Proteins found in one Miscanthus floridulus cultivar M001 chromosome 4, ASM1932011v1, whole genome shotgun sequence genomic segment:
- the LOC136551365 gene encoding BTB/POZ and MATH domain-containing protein 1-like encodes MQNLTEVARSKDLLLKVVGHSVTMAMSDGELIKSKKLSVGGHDWEVHWRPKNHWAGRHRPVTLNLVLLSEALGGDVKAKLSCRLVDPAGRLEPSEEKSISHKFYKSGDYSGALEVTAREDLEASGYLADDSYTVQSSITVLKGAPAAPNTAATAMDRDRLPDAALPSLDLHRHLGELLQKGTGADVTFLVSGEEFAAHKAILASRSPVFMAELFGGMKEAACQRIEVKDMEPAAFKALLRFIYTDTALDLDQKGEDATSRAQHLLAGADRYGLQRLKLICEGRLADCITVDTAATTLALAEQHGCSQLKASCVEFIAGYLDAVLETEGYKHLEASCPSVLTDILRATRRPTN; translated from the coding sequence ATGCAAAACCTCACCGAGGTTGCCCGCTCCAAGGACCTCCTGCTCAAGGTGGTAGGCCATTCGGTCACCATGGCCATGAGCGACGGCGAGTTGATCAAGTCCAAGAAATTGTCCGTCGGTGGCCACGACTGGGAGGTCCACTGGCGTCCCAAGAATCACTGGGCGGGCCGCCATCGGCCGGTGACTCTCAATCTCGTCCTTCTCTCCGAAGCGCTCGGCGGTGACGTCAAGGCCAAGCTCAGCTGCCGCCTGGTTGATCCGGCCGGGAGGCTGGAGCCGTCGGAGGAGAAGAGCATATCGCATAAGTTCTACAAGTCCGGGGATTACTCCGGTGCACTCGAGGTGACGGCACGAGAGGATCTGGAGGCATCTGGCTACCTGGCGGATGATTCCTACACCGTGCAATCTAGCATCACCGTGCTCAAAGGAGCACCGGCGGCGCCGAATACTGCGGCGACGGCCATGGATCGCGATCGCCTCCCAGACGCTGCGTTGCCGTCCCTCGACCTGCACCGGCACCTGGGCGAGCTCCTGCAGAAGGGGACGGGCGCGGACGTCACGTTCCTTGTGTCCGGCGAGGAGTTCGCCGCGCACAAGGCCATTCTTGCCTCGAGGTCGCCGGTGTTCATGGCGGAACTGTTCGGGGGAATGAAGGAGGCGGCGTGCCAGCGCATCGAGGTGAAGGACATGGAGCCCGCGGCGTTCAAGGCCCTGCTACGCTTCATCTACACCGACACGGCGCTGGACCTGGACCAGAAGGGCGAGGACGCGACGTCGAGGGCGCAGCATCTGCTCGCCGGTGCGGACAGGTACGGGCTGCAGAGGCTCAAGCTCATCTGCGAGGGCAGGCTCGCTGACTGCATCACCGTCGACACGGCGGCGACGACGCTGGCGCTAGCGGAGCAGCATGGCTGCTCGCAGCTCAAGGCTAGTTGCGTCGAGTTCATCGCGGGATATCTTGACGCCGTCCTGGAGACTGAGGGGTACAAGCACCTGGAAGCAAGCTGCCCCTCTGTGCTGACTGATATCCTCAGGGCTACGCGGCGACCAACCAACTGA
- the LOC136548408 gene encoding uncharacterized protein — MATNEKFDVHAPFFDGTDYDYWKARMTNYLKGKSLKLWKITQNATYVIPAEEPTDAAEIGLLETNHRAVAILQASICKTEYDRVSSEDLAYQIWEKLRKYHEGSNTVKNRKFEIHRKEFDAFCQLPSESIDDMFARFQVIVNKMKAMNSNMPYDDHARALRLLHSLNDEWDMKVEAIIESVGYETLTTDELYSKLKSKEIEIVSKRKLKNPTAASSSDVPMALVSGNKTNTNANPNVSSFALSSLCHVADEELEVLDDDQLVLLSNKFKRVYDNRRNRRRSDGCFNCGERGHFAADCPNKQRSFEQGNYSSRRQEKFRERKKKKDKQWKKGGQKYSDKQVAKAANVLLSSLGQYVSGGSSDSSDSDSEDETPKKKTDGLCFITDAGINGGIFTMALEGDASTDSNDETSDDEVDTSAEQRIANLTKIVHKQNKVLAKLKTDYDKTCAELATLKNAASNPAKPDECEECSIHMISLSKLQTKYSSIVDDQDKLYAELNELRSRLNLLGTCVSCPLLKVDLDNALCRVGGKEDIWIMDSGCSRHMTGDDKWLSSLTPTSVKENITFGDKSQGKDDFEVCFKKGNSRVLDSAGNLVCKISPFRRIFKADFSKSFGETRCLVAHGSPLIWKWHRRLGHLSFDLLCRLSSLDLIDGLPKLKFEKDLICAPCKHGKMVAASHAPVTQVMTRRPGELLHMDTVGPARVRSAGGKWYVLVVVDDFSRYSWVFFLESKDEAFSYVHDLVLKLKNELSNIAVRAIRSDNGTEFKNSHMKAFCSEQGLDHQFSSPYVPPQNGVVERKNSESFSRKNIL, encoded by the exons ATGGCGACCAATGAAAAGTTTGATGTTCACGCtccgttttttgatgggactgatTATGATTACTGGAAGGCACGTATGACCAACTATCTCAAAGGCAAGTCGCTGAAGCTATGGAAAATCACACAAAATGCCACATATGTGATTCCAGCTGAGGAACCGACTGACGCCGCTGAGATCGGGCTTCTTGAAACAAATCATCGCGCTGTTGCTATTTTACAGGCTTCTATTTGTAAAACTGAATATGATCGGGTTTCTAGTGAAGATCTCGCTTATCAGATCTGGGAGAAACTTAGAAAATATCATGAAGGCTCAAACACTGTGAAAAACCGAAAATTTGAGATTCACCGAAAAGAGTTTGATGCTTTTTGCCAATTGCCTAGTGAGTCTATTGATGACATGTTTGCACGTTTTCAAGTGATTGTTAATAAGATGAAGGCCATGAATAGCAATATGCCTTATGATGATCATGCTAGGGCTCTCAGATTATTACATTCACTTAATGATGAATGGGATATGAAAGTTGAGGCGATCATTGAATCTGTAGGTTATGAGACTCTCACCACTGATGAGCTTTACAGTAAGCTCAAATCAAAAGAGATCGAAATTGTTTCTAAGCGTAAATTGAAAAATCCCACAGCTGCTTCTTCTTCTGACGTTCCAATGGCTTTGGTTTCTGGAAATAAGACTAACACTAATGCTAATCCAAATGTTTCTAGTTTTGCTTTGTCTTCTTTGTGTCATGTTGCAGATGAGGAGTTGGAGGTGCTAGATGATGATCAGCTTGTACTGCTCTCCAACAAGTTTAAGCGTGTGTATGACAACAGGCGTAATAGAAGACGTTCAGATGGCTGCTTCAACTGTGGTGAGCGAGGACACTTTGCTGCTGATTGCCCAAACAAGCAGAGATCTTTTGAGCAGGGCAATTACTCCTCCAGGCGCCAGGAGAAGTtcagggagaggaagaagaagaaggataagcaaTGGAAGAAAGGCGGACAAAAATACTCTGACAAGCAAGTCGCTAAGGCTGCAAATGTTTTGTTATCTTCTCTTGGACAGTATGTTTCAGGTGGCTCGTCAGACTCCAGCGATTCAGATTCCGAGGATGAGACACCCAAGAAGAAGACAGATGGACTTTGCTTCATCACTGACGCCGGCATCAATGGTGGGATATTTACTATGGCCTTGGAGGGTGATGCATCAACCGACAGCAACGATGAAACTTCTGATGATGAGGTAGATACTTCTGCAGAACAAAGAATAGCTAATTTAACTAAAATTGTTCATAAGCAAAATAAAGTGTTGGCTAAACTTAAAACTGATTATGATAAAACTTGTGCTGAACTAGCTACTCTAAAAAATGCTGCATCTAATCCTGCTAAACCTGATGAATGTGAAGAATGCTCAATTCATATGATTTCACTTTCTAAATTGCAAACCAAGTATTCTTCCATTGTTGATGATCAAGATAAACTTTATGCTGAACTAAATGAACTTCGTTCTCGGTTGAATTTGCTTGGTACTTGTGTTTCTTGCCCGCTTCTGAAAGTTGACTTGGATAATGCTTTATGTCGG GTTGGAGGCAAGGAGGACATATGGATAATGGACtccggctgttcgcgccacatgaccggagATGATAAATGGTTGTCCAGCCTCACCCCCACGAGCGTAAAGGAAAACATCACTTTTGGGGATAAAAGTCAAGGTAAG GATGATTTTGAGGTTTGTTTTAAGAAAGGAAATTCGCGTGTTCTTGATTCTGCTGGTAACCTTGTTTGCAAGATTTCTCCTTTTAGACGGATTTTTAAAGCTGATTTTTCTAAATCTTTTGGTGAAACTCGCTGTTTAGTTGCTCATGGTTCCCCCCTGATTTGGAAGTGGCATCGTCGGTTGGGCCACTTGAGCTTTGATTTGCTTTGTCGTTTGAGTTCATTggatttaattgatggtttaccgAAACTCAAGTTTGAAAAGGATTTGATTTGTGCTCCCTGCAAACATGGAAAAATGGTTGCTGCTTCTCATGCACCTGTGACTCAGGTGATGACGAGACGACCGGGTGAACTGTtacatatggacactgttggtccagCCCGTGTTCGGTCTGCTGGTGGGAAGTGGTATGTGCTCGTCGttgtggatgatttttctcgatATTCATGGGTGTTCTTTTTGGAATCTAAGGATGAGGCTTTCTCATATGTTCATGATCTTGTTCTGAAGCTGAAAAATGAGTTGTCAAATATTGCCGTTAGAGCAATTCGCAGTGACAACGGTACGGAATTTAAGAATTCTCACATGAAAGCTTTTTGTTCAGAACAAGGTTTAGATCATCAGTTTTCCTCACCTTACGTTCCTCCCCAGAACGGTGTTGTTGAGCGTAAAAATTCTGAGAGCTTTTCTAGGAAAAACATCTTATGA
- the LOC136549625 gene encoding PTI1-like tyrosine-protein kinase 2 isoform X3, protein MDEYTSENEPNDEFLKQVSLASKLKHENLVEMLGYCVDGNYRILAYEFATMGSLHDVLHGRKGVQGAQPGPVLDWMQRVKIAIEAAKGIEYLHEKVQPSIIHRDIRSSNVLLFEDFKAKIADFNLLNQAPDMAARLHSTRVLGTFGYHAPEYAMTGQLTQKSDVYSFGVVLLELLTGRKPVDHTMPRGQQSLVTWATPRLSEDKVKQCVDPRLKGEYPPKGVAKLAAVAALCVQYEAEFRPNMSIVVKALSPLLQQRPAPATAEPAPQPVS, encoded by the exons ATGGACGAGTATA CATCTGAAAATGAGCCTAATGATGAGTTCCTGAAACAG GTCTCACTGGCATCAAAGCTAAAACATGAAAATCTTGTTGAGATGTTGGGTTACTGTGTGGATGGGAATTATCGTATACTCGCATATGAATTTGCAACCATGGGTTCGCTTCATGATGTTTTACATG GAAGAAAAGGTGTTCAAGGCGCGCAGCCTGGACCTGTACTTGACTGGATGCAGAGGGTCAAAATTGCTATTGAGGCTGCAAAAGGCATTGAATATCTGCATGAAAAGGTTCAGCCTTCAATCATCCATCGGGACATCAGATCAAGCAATGTACTGCTGTTTGAGGATTTCAAGGCAAAAATTGCAGACTTCAATCTTTTGAACCAAGCACCAGATATGGCAGCTCGGCTCCATTCAACTCGTGTATTGGGGACTTTTGGATATCACGCACCTGA ATATGCTATGACTGGCCAGCTGACACAGAAAAGCGATGTCTACAGCTTTGGTGTAGTTCTTTTGGAACTTTTGACTGGAAGGAAACCAGTAGATCACACGATGCCTCGAGGACAACAAAGTTTAGTCACATGG GCTACTCCAAGGTTAAGTGAAGACAAGGTGAAGCAATGTGTGGATCCCAGGTTGAAGGGAGAATATCCTCCAAAGGGAGTCGCTAAG CTTGCTGCAGTGGCAGCTCTATGCGTGCAATACGAAGCAGAGTTCAGGCCCAACATGAGCATAGTTGTGAAGGCGCTTTCACCTCTCCTTCAACAAAGACCTGCACCAGCCACCGCAGAGCCAGCCCCACAACCTGTGAGCTGA
- the LOC136549625 gene encoding PTI1-like tyrosine-protein kinase 1 isoform X1: MKWLCCNCHFDDEEDGHDKEQAKAQSNKIDPNQKSSKSPVSQPEPEFFPPTIDVPELSLDDLKQKTDDFGSSALIGEGSYGRVYHATLDDGRQAAVKKLDASENEPNDEFLKQVSLASKLKHENLVEMLGYCVDGNYRILAYEFATMGSLHDVLHGRKGVQGAQPGPVLDWMQRVKIAIEAAKGIEYLHEKVQPSIIHRDIRSSNVLLFEDFKAKIADFNLLNQAPDMAARLHSTRVLGTFGYHAPEYAMTGQLTQKSDVYSFGVVLLELLTGRKPVDHTMPRGQQSLVTWATPRLSEDKVKQCVDPRLKGEYPPKGVAKLAAVAALCVQYEAEFRPNMSIVVKALSPLLQQRPAPATAEPAPQPVS; this comes from the exons ATGAAGTGGTTATGTTGTAACTGCCACTTTGACGACGAGGAAGATGGCCACGACAAGGAACAGGCCAAAGCTCAGAGCAATAAGATAGACC CCAATCAGAAGTCTTCAAAATCTCCTGTTAGTCAACCTGAGCCAGAGTTCTTCCCTCCTACAATTGATGTCCCTGAATTGTCGTTGGATGATTTGAAACAAAAGACTGATGATTTTGGATCGAGTGCTCTGATTGGTGAAGGTTCTTATGGACGAGTATATCATGCCACTTTGGATGATGGGAGGCAAGCGGCAGTTAAAAAACTTGATGCATCTGAAAATGAGCCTAATGATGAGTTCCTGAAACAG GTCTCACTGGCATCAAAGCTAAAACATGAAAATCTTGTTGAGATGTTGGGTTACTGTGTGGATGGGAATTATCGTATACTCGCATATGAATTTGCAACCATGGGTTCGCTTCATGATGTTTTACATG GAAGAAAAGGTGTTCAAGGCGCGCAGCCTGGACCTGTACTTGACTGGATGCAGAGGGTCAAAATTGCTATTGAGGCTGCAAAAGGCATTGAATATCTGCATGAAAAGGTTCAGCCTTCAATCATCCATCGGGACATCAGATCAAGCAATGTACTGCTGTTTGAGGATTTCAAGGCAAAAATTGCAGACTTCAATCTTTTGAACCAAGCACCAGATATGGCAGCTCGGCTCCATTCAACTCGTGTATTGGGGACTTTTGGATATCACGCACCTGA ATATGCTATGACTGGCCAGCTGACACAGAAAAGCGATGTCTACAGCTTTGGTGTAGTTCTTTTGGAACTTTTGACTGGAAGGAAACCAGTAGATCACACGATGCCTCGAGGACAACAAAGTTTAGTCACATGG GCTACTCCAAGGTTAAGTGAAGACAAGGTGAAGCAATGTGTGGATCCCAGGTTGAAGGGAGAATATCCTCCAAAGGGAGTCGCTAAG CTTGCTGCAGTGGCAGCTCTATGCGTGCAATACGAAGCAGAGTTCAGGCCCAACATGAGCATAGTTGTGAAGGCGCTTTCACCTCTCCTTCAACAAAGACCTGCACCAGCCACCGCAGAGCCAGCCCCACAACCTGTGAGCTGA
- the LOC136549625 gene encoding PTI1-like tyrosine-protein kinase 2 isoform X2, whose amino-acid sequence MKWLCCNCHFDDEEDGHDKEQAKAQSNKIDRSYGRVYHATLDDGRQAAVKKLDASENEPNDEFLKQVSLASKLKHENLVEMLGYCVDGNYRILAYEFATMGSLHDVLHGRKGVQGAQPGPVLDWMQRVKIAIEAAKGIEYLHEKVQPSIIHRDIRSSNVLLFEDFKAKIADFNLLNQAPDMAARLHSTRVLGTFGYHAPEYAMTGQLTQKSDVYSFGVVLLELLTGRKPVDHTMPRGQQSLVTWATPRLSEDKVKQCVDPRLKGEYPPKGVAKLAAVAALCVQYEAEFRPNMSIVVKALSPLLQQRPAPATAEPAPQPVS is encoded by the exons ATGAAGTGGTTATGTTGTAACTGCCACTTTGACGACGAGGAAGATGGCCACGACAAGGAACAGGCCAAAGCTCAGAGCAATAAGATAGACC GTTCTTATGGACGAGTATATCATGCCACTTTGGATGATGGGAGGCAAGCGGCAGTTAAAAAACTTGATGCATCTGAAAATGAGCCTAATGATGAGTTCCTGAAACAG GTCTCACTGGCATCAAAGCTAAAACATGAAAATCTTGTTGAGATGTTGGGTTACTGTGTGGATGGGAATTATCGTATACTCGCATATGAATTTGCAACCATGGGTTCGCTTCATGATGTTTTACATG GAAGAAAAGGTGTTCAAGGCGCGCAGCCTGGACCTGTACTTGACTGGATGCAGAGGGTCAAAATTGCTATTGAGGCTGCAAAAGGCATTGAATATCTGCATGAAAAGGTTCAGCCTTCAATCATCCATCGGGACATCAGATCAAGCAATGTACTGCTGTTTGAGGATTTCAAGGCAAAAATTGCAGACTTCAATCTTTTGAACCAAGCACCAGATATGGCAGCTCGGCTCCATTCAACTCGTGTATTGGGGACTTTTGGATATCACGCACCTGA ATATGCTATGACTGGCCAGCTGACACAGAAAAGCGATGTCTACAGCTTTGGTGTAGTTCTTTTGGAACTTTTGACTGGAAGGAAACCAGTAGATCACACGATGCCTCGAGGACAACAAAGTTTAGTCACATGG GCTACTCCAAGGTTAAGTGAAGACAAGGTGAAGCAATGTGTGGATCCCAGGTTGAAGGGAGAATATCCTCCAAAGGGAGTCGCTAAG CTTGCTGCAGTGGCAGCTCTATGCGTGCAATACGAAGCAGAGTTCAGGCCCAACATGAGCATAGTTGTGAAGGCGCTTTCACCTCTCCTTCAACAAAGACCTGCACCAGCCACCGCAGAGCCAGCCCCACAACCTGTGAGCTGA